A part of Rickettsia canadensis str. McKiel genomic DNA contains:
- a CDS encoding ribonucleoside-diphosphate reductase subunit alpha, whose protein sequence is MNMLKKNKFQININNSHNNLLTPFGKAILRDRYLMKGEDFQDLFARVSSYYAENKQHAQKLYEYMSKMWFMPATPILSNGGTDRGLPISCFLNETNDSLDDIVNLWTENVWLASRGGGIGSYWGNVRSINEEIHNKGHSSGIIPFIKVMDSMTLAISQGSIRRGSSAVYLPINHPEIEEFIDIRRPIGGDVNRKSLNIHHGIAITDEFMNAVENNTDFNLVSPATKKVTNKVRARDLWIKLLTTRIETGEPYLLFIDSVNKSIPEHHKKLGLQVKMSNLCSEITLPTGIDHLGNSRTAVCCLSSLNLEYFEEWKDDKAFIHSIMLFLDNVLEDFINKAPDTMARAKYSALRERSVGLGVMGFHSFLQMKKVPIESVMAKVWNKKIFEYISAEADKASIEIGKEKGACPDALDAGSNERFSNKTAIAPTASISVIAGNASPGIEPFAANSFVQKTLTGSFNVRNKHLEKLLEEKGFNNDQVWSSIATHEGSVQHLTFLSAEEKQVFKTAYEIDQNWLIELASDRTPYITQAQSLNIFLPGNVSKKYLNNIHFKAWKKGVKSLYYCRSTSIQRADKVSHDVLKADFKDLEKQNNKIAEAGNYEECLACQ, encoded by the coding sequence ATGAATATGCTTAAAAAAAACAAATTTCAAATAAATATAAACAATAGCCACAATAATTTACTTACTCCTTTTGGTAAAGCTATTCTGCGAGATCGATATCTTATGAAAGGTGAGGATTTTCAAGATTTATTTGCAAGAGTTTCTAGTTATTATGCAGAAAATAAACAGCATGCTCAAAAGCTATATGAATATATGAGTAAAATGTGGTTTATGCCGGCAACACCGATTTTAAGTAACGGCGGAACTGATAGAGGATTACCTATATCATGCTTCTTGAATGAGACCAACGATAGCTTAGACGATATAGTAAATTTATGGACGGAAAATGTTTGGCTAGCTTCAAGAGGAGGGGGGATTGGTAGCTATTGGGGAAATGTACGATCTATTAACGAAGAAATTCATAATAAAGGTCATTCATCTGGTATTATACCATTTATTAAAGTAATGGATTCTATGACTCTTGCTATTTCACAAGGTTCTATTAGACGAGGTTCATCGGCTGTATATTTACCTATTAATCACCCTGAAATTGAAGAGTTTATCGATATAAGACGTCCAATAGGAGGGGATGTAAATAGAAAATCTCTTAATATTCATCACGGTATAGCTATTACCGATGAATTTATGAATGCCGTTGAAAACAATACGGATTTTAACCTTGTTAGTCCTGCTACCAAAAAAGTTACAAACAAAGTCCGAGCAAGAGACTTATGGATCAAATTATTAACTACTAGAATAGAAACAGGTGAGCCGTATCTGTTATTTATCGATAGCGTTAATAAATCTATTCCTGAACATCATAAAAAACTAGGGCTTCAAGTTAAAATGTCCAATCTTTGTAGCGAAATTACATTGCCTACAGGAATTGATCATTTAGGAAATTCAAGAACTGCCGTTTGCTGCCTTTCTTCTTTGAATTTGGAGTATTTTGAAGAGTGGAAAGACGATAAAGCATTTATCCATTCTATTATGTTGTTCCTTGATAACGTTTTAGAAGACTTTATTAATAAAGCACCGGATACCATGGCAAGAGCTAAATATTCGGCGTTACGTGAGCGAAGCGTTGGGCTTGGCGTAATGGGATTCCACTCATTTTTGCAAATGAAAAAAGTACCGATAGAATCGGTTATGGCAAAAGTTTGGAATAAAAAAATATTTGAATATATATCGGCTGAAGCCGATAAAGCCTCAATAGAAATCGGTAAAGAAAAAGGAGCATGTCCTGACGCTCTAGATGCCGGAAGCAATGAGCGGTTTAGCAATAAAACTGCAATAGCACCTACCGCTTCAATTTCGGTAATAGCAGGTAATGCCTCACCAGGAATAGAACCGTTTGCCGCTAATAGCTTTGTACAGAAAACTTTAACAGGATCTTTTAACGTACGTAACAAACATTTAGAAAAGTTATTAGAAGAGAAAGGATTTAATAATGATCAAGTTTGGTCTTCGATTGCAACACATGAAGGATCGGTGCAACATTTAACATTTTTATCTGCAGAAGAAAAGCAGGTTTTCAAAACTGCCTATGAAATTGATCAGAATTGGTTAATTGAACTGGCAAGCGATCGTACTCCTTATATTACTCAAGCACAATCATTAAATATCTTTTTACCAGGTAACGTTAGTAAGAAATATTTAAATAACATTCATTTTAAAGCCTGGAAAAAAGGCGTAAAAAGTTTATATTACTGTAGATCGACATCAATACAGCGCGCTGATAAGGTATCGCATGATGTACTAAAGGCAGATTTTAAGGATT